The following are encoded in a window of Acipenser ruthenus chromosome 26, fAciRut3.2 maternal haplotype, whole genome shotgun sequence genomic DNA:
- the LOC117430288 gene encoding BTB/POZ domain-containing protein KCTD7: MVVFSGNKETATPNDAMSSSDSAEDDFRKPALPISNLNLGKAIHTLNALQQEFPEVIPLNVGGTFFTTRLSTLRRYEDTMLAAMFSGRHRIPCDAEGRFFIDRDGAYFGDILNFLRAGELPARERVRAVHREAQYYSIGPLLASLEEVQPLTGEKVRQAFLDLMPYYKENLERILEIAKLRAIQRKARFAKLKICVYKEEMPVTPYERPLFNSLRFERSESEAKLFEHHCEVDVSFGPWEAVADVYDLLHCIVSDLATRGINADHQCIGVCDKHLINHYYCKRPIYEFKITWW; this comes from the exons ATGGTGGTATTTTCGGGCAACAAAGAGACTGCAACCCCAAACGATGCAATGTCGAGCTCGGATTCAGCAGAAGATGATTTCAGAAAACCAGCTCTTCCCATCTCTAATCTCAATCTGGGGAAGGCGATTCATACTTTAAACGCCCTGCAGCAAGAG TTCCCTGAAGTGATCCCCCTGAACGTGGGAGGGACGTTCTTCACCACGCGGCTGTCCACGCTGCGCCGGTACGAGGACACCATGCTGGCTGCCATGTTCAGCGGGCGGCACCGCATCCCGTGTGACGCAGAGGGGAGGTTCTTCATTGACCGCGATGGTGCCTACTTCGG GGACATCCTGAATTTCCTGCGTGCCGGGGAGCTGCCTGCGCGGGAGCGGGTCCGAGCGGTGCATCGGGAGGCGCAGTATTACTCCATCGGGCCGCTGCTGGCGAGCCTGGAGGAGGTCCAGCCCCTCACCGGGGAGAAGGTGCGGCAGGCCTTCCTCGACCTCATGCCCTATTACAAAG AGAACTTGGAGCGCATCCTGGAGATCGCCAAGCTGCGCGCCATTCAGAGGAAGGCCCGCTTCGCCAAGCTGAAGATCTGCGTGTACAAGGAGGAGATGCCGGTGACGCCCTACGAGCGTCCGCTCTTCAACTCCCTGCGCTTCGAGCGCAGCGAGAGCGAGGCCAAGCTGTTCGAGCACCACTGCGAGGTGGACGTGTCCTTCGGACCCTGGGAGGCCGTGGCAGACGTGTACGACCTGCTGCACTGCATTGTCAGCGACCTGGCCACCCGGGGCATCAATGCTGACCACCAGTGCATCGGGGTGTGTGACAAGCACCTCATCAACCACTACTACTGCAAGAGACCCATCTACGAGTTCAAGATCACCTGGTGGTGA
- the LOC131701741 gene encoding caspase-1-like isoform X2 produces MADQTLRGLRTGLVESLNKAVVTDLLDDLQERKIFNTGEVEEVQEGQRTTKEKARSLLDMVLRKGPRACEGFIECLRQRDQELCSKLQL; encoded by the exons ATGGCAG ACCAGACTCTGCGGGGGCTGCGCACCGGGCTGGTGGAGAGTTTAAACAAGGCGGTGGTGACTGACTTGCTGGATGACCTGCAGGAGAGGAAGATCTTTAACACAGGGGAGGTAGAGGAGGTGCAGGAGGGCCAGCGCACCACCAAGGAGAAAGCACGCAGCCTCCTGGACATGGTGCTGAGGAAGGGACCCAGGGCCTGTGAGGGCTTCATTGAGTGTCTGAGACAGAGGGACCAGGAGCTCTGCAGCAAACTGCAGCTGTGA
- the LOC131701741 gene encoding caspase-1-like isoform X1: MRGISMLYFLIKQILLTNTSIKEFVINIPARMTSERLTQHHMSCTDQTLRGLRTGLVESLNKAVVTDLLDDLQERKIFNTGEVEEVQEGQRTTKEKARSLLDMVLRKGPRACEGFIECLRQRDQELCSKLQL; the protein is encoded by the exons ATGAGGGGGATAAGCATGCTGTACTTTCTAATAAAACAGATACTCTTAACAAACACATCCATAAAAGAGTTTGTTATCAACATACCTGCCAGAATGACCTCAGAGAGACTCACCCAACACCATATGAGCTGCACAG ACCAGACTCTGCGGGGGCTGCGCACCGGGCTGGTGGAGAGTTTAAACAAGGCGGTGGTGACTGACTTGCTGGATGACCTGCAGGAGAGGAAGATCTTTAACACAGGGGAGGTAGAGGAGGTGCAGGAGGGCCAGCGCACCACCAAGGAGAAAGCACGCAGCCTCCTGGACATGGTGCTGAGGAAGGGACCCAGGGCCTGTGAGGGCTTCATTGAGTGTCTGAGACAGAGGGACCAGGAGCTCTGCAGCAAACTGCAGCTGTGA